The following are encoded in a window of Mumia flava genomic DNA:
- a CDS encoding DegV family protein, whose protein sequence is MTFAIVTDSTASLPADLVRRYDLTVVPLEVVVGDRVFVEGEDITADEVAQALRSGATVSTSRPSPEALARCYETLAAQGAEAIVSVHLSSAVSATFESAQIAAQDAPVPVLCVDTLEVGMASGYAAVAAARAREAGASAEDAAKAATECAERATTLFYVATLEHLRRGGRIGAASALVGSALAVKPLLSVREGQVRPVEKVRTASRAIARLEELALQAATLQADGVAVAVQHLDAPEAAQALADRLAEQLGLDSVPVVEVSAVVGAHVGPGLLAVTVAPVSR, encoded by the coding sequence ATGACCTTCGCGATCGTGACCGACTCGACGGCCTCGCTGCCGGCCGATCTGGTCCGGAGGTACGACCTCACCGTGGTGCCGCTCGAGGTCGTCGTCGGCGACCGGGTCTTCGTCGAGGGCGAGGACATCACCGCTGACGAGGTCGCCCAGGCCCTGCGCTCCGGCGCGACCGTCAGCACCTCACGCCCCTCGCCGGAGGCGCTCGCACGGTGCTACGAGACGCTCGCAGCACAGGGAGCCGAGGCGATCGTGTCGGTGCACCTGAGCTCGGCGGTCTCGGCGACGTTCGAGTCGGCCCAGATCGCCGCCCAGGACGCCCCGGTCCCGGTGCTGTGCGTGGACACGCTGGAGGTCGGGATGGCCTCGGGGTACGCGGCGGTCGCTGCCGCGCGTGCACGCGAGGCCGGCGCGAGCGCGGAGGACGCGGCGAAGGCCGCGACCGAGTGCGCCGAGCGCGCGACCACGCTGTTCTACGTCGCGACGCTCGAGCACCTGCGCCGTGGTGGCCGGATCGGAGCGGCCTCGGCCCTCGTCGGGTCGGCGCTCGCGGTCAAGCCGCTGCTGTCGGTCCGGGAGGGGCAGGTGCGGCCGGTGGAGAAGGTCCGGACCGCGAGCCGCGCCATCGCCCGTCTGGAGGAGCTCGCCCTCCAGGCGGCGACGCTGCAGGCGGACGGGGTGGCCGTCGCGGTCCAGCATCTCGACGCTCCCGAGGCCGCACAGGCGCTCGCCGACCGGCTTGCGGAGCAGCTCGGCCTGGACTCCGTGCCGGTCGTCGAGGTCAGCGCGGTCGTCGGGGCGCACGTGGGGCCGGGTCTCCTTGCCGTCACCGTCGCCCCCGTGTCGCGCTGA
- a CDS encoding ComEC/Rec2 family competence protein: MPVPGGSHAPVDLRVAAPALAAWGGAALAVSAPVGWVASAWLILAAVGVLALRSRASAVRVAWIGLVVLVAGTSALLAALRVSQHAHSPVADAASDRQQVRALATVSSDAREVRTSNGTARVMTLRVTDLASADRRWRVRVPVRAWSRSTDLATPVLGERVVVAGRLGPADGTDTAATIWLTDLRAVGGPAAWWDLAAGLRASVGDSVRGRDDDVAALVPALVHGDDSGLTDDLAEAFRTSGLTHLLAVSGTNLTLLLGFVLAAARPLRAGPRTRVALAMVTVLAFLLLARPEPSVARAAAMGVVGVVGLSVGGAAGGVRCLAWAIVVLVLLDPWYATSAGFVLSVLATAGILLLAPRWRDALATWMPRWCAEAVAVPAAAQLACTAPVAALSGQVSLVAVAANLAAAPAVGPATLLGLCGGLAGVVWADAGALVGRATAVPAGWIVTVGRTAATAPGAAADVGDSVAVVAVLGLVSGLVAVVGERLLRRRVAVLAVTVTTTVAVLVAPTPGWPPAGWVVAACDVGQGDATVVRAGAEAAVVVDTGPDPLAARRCLDELGVRTVPAVVLTHDHDDHTGGLDGVLDGRDVGWLGVGPSGGATGPSEVADGGRPPVRSLHRGQTWTVGEVRIDVLAPDIGTQDPGDDADGTAVNDTSVVLLARTRGVSVLLTGDIEPDAQRRLRLAHPGLRVDVLKVAHHGSAAQDPALLRSLGARWAVIGVGADNTYGHPASATLDALEDAGGTVLRTDRDGDVALVVGPAGLSAVVRRRRRRWDVAS; this comes from the coding sequence GTGCCGGTGCCGGGCGGGTCGCACGCGCCGGTCGATCTGCGGGTCGCGGCGCCCGCGCTCGCCGCGTGGGGCGGGGCCGCGCTCGCCGTGTCGGCCCCCGTCGGGTGGGTCGCTTCGGCGTGGCTGATCCTGGCCGCCGTCGGCGTGCTCGCGCTGCGGAGCCGCGCTTCGGCTGTGCGGGTCGCCTGGATCGGGCTCGTCGTCCTGGTCGCGGGGACGTCGGCGCTGCTCGCGGCGCTGCGGGTCTCCCAGCATGCGCACAGCCCGGTCGCCGACGCCGCGTCCGACCGGCAGCAGGTACGGGCGCTCGCGACCGTGTCCTCGGACGCGCGCGAGGTCCGGACGTCGAACGGGACCGCGCGCGTGATGACCCTGCGCGTCACCGACCTCGCGTCCGCTGACCGGCGCTGGCGGGTGCGGGTGCCGGTCCGGGCCTGGTCCCGCTCGACCGACCTGGCGACACCGGTGCTGGGCGAACGGGTCGTGGTCGCGGGCAGGCTGGGTCCGGCGGACGGCACCGACACCGCGGCCACGATCTGGCTCACGGATCTGCGTGCGGTGGGCGGACCCGCGGCGTGGTGGGACCTGGCCGCCGGGCTGCGCGCCTCGGTCGGCGACTCCGTACGCGGGCGTGACGACGACGTCGCCGCCTTGGTCCCGGCCCTGGTCCACGGCGATGACAGCGGATTGACCGACGATCTCGCGGAGGCCTTCCGGACCAGCGGGCTGACGCACCTGCTGGCGGTGTCGGGCACCAACCTGACGCTGCTCCTCGGGTTCGTGCTCGCTGCGGCGCGACCGCTGCGCGCCGGGCCACGGACCCGTGTCGCGCTCGCGATGGTGACGGTCCTCGCCTTCCTCCTGCTCGCCCGGCCCGAGCCGTCGGTCGCCCGGGCCGCCGCGATGGGGGTCGTCGGGGTCGTCGGCCTCAGCGTGGGCGGCGCCGCCGGGGGAGTGCGCTGCCTCGCGTGGGCGATCGTCGTCCTCGTCCTGCTCGATCCCTGGTACGCCACCTCGGCCGGATTCGTGCTCTCGGTGCTGGCGACCGCCGGGATCCTCCTGCTCGCACCCCGGTGGCGGGACGCGCTCGCGACCTGGATGCCGCGGTGGTGCGCCGAGGCGGTCGCGGTGCCGGCTGCGGCGCAGCTGGCCTGCACCGCGCCCGTGGCTGCGCTGTCCGGTCAGGTGTCGTTGGTCGCCGTCGCAGCGAACCTCGCGGCCGCGCCGGCTGTCGGTCCGGCGACGTTGCTCGGCCTGTGCGGGGGACTGGCCGGCGTGGTCTGGGCCGACGCCGGCGCGCTGGTCGGACGAGCGACGGCTGTTCCGGCGGGCTGGATCGTCACCGTGGGCCGTACGGCGGCGACGGCGCCGGGTGCCGCCGCGGACGTCGGTGACTCGGTCGCGGTCGTGGCCGTGCTCGGACTGGTCAGCGGCCTGGTCGCGGTCGTCGGTGAGCGGCTGCTGCGGCGTCGCGTCGCGGTGCTCGCCGTGACGGTCACCACGACGGTCGCGGTGCTGGTCGCCCCTACCCCCGGCTGGCCGCCGGCCGGGTGGGTGGTGGCTGCCTGCGACGTCGGACAGGGGGACGCCACGGTCGTGCGGGCCGGGGCCGAGGCGGCGGTGGTCGTCGACACGGGACCGGACCCGCTCGCCGCGCGGCGCTGCCTCGACGAGCTGGGGGTCCGGACGGTCCCGGCGGTCGTCCTGACCCACGACCACGACGACCACACCGGCGGGCTCGACGGTGTTCTCGACGGGAGGGACGTCGGGTGGCTCGGCGTCGGGCCCAGCGGGGGCGCGACCGGGCCGAGCGAGGTCGCGGACGGAGGACGGCCCCCGGTCCGCTCGCTGCACCGGGGCCAGACCTGGACCGTCGGCGAGGTACGGATCGACGTGCTGGCCCCCGACATCGGCACCCAGGACCCTGGTGACGACGCCGACGGGACCGCCGTGAACGACACCTCCGTCGTGCTCCTGGCGCGCACGCGCGGGGTCAGCGTGCTGTTGACCGGGGACATCGAGCCGGACGCGCAGCGCCGGCTCAGGCTCGCCCATCCCGGGTTGCGGGTCGACGTGCTCAAGGTCGCGCACCACGGGAGCGCTGCCCAGGACCCTGCGCTGCTGCGCTCGCTCGGCGCACGGTGGGCGGTGATCGGCGTCGGCGCCGACAACACGTACGGACACCCCGCGTCGGCGACGCTCGACGCCCTCGAGGACGCCGGCGGCACCGTCCTGCGCACCGACCGCGACGGCGACGTGGCCCTCGTCGTGGGACCGGCCGGCCTGTCCGCGGTGGTGCGGCGGCGTCGCCGTCGGTGGGACGTGGCATCCTGA
- a CDS encoding sodium:solute symporter family protein has product MHLDSVLLAQEELRLDADFSDYLIIAIYFGFVLGIGWFAKRQVSSSIDFFLSGRSLPAWVTGLAFISANLGAVEIMGMSANGAQYGLPTMHYFWIGAVPAMLFLGVVMMPFYYGSKVRSVPEFMRMRFGTGAHLVNALSFAIAQLLIAGVNLFLLASIVEAILGWPLWVSLIAAAAVVLTYTTLGGLSAAIYNEVLQFFVIVAALLPLTLVALHKVGGIDGLVDKLQAEPDGDAMLSSWPGTNLTGIEDPFWSVVGIVFGLGFVLSFGYWTTNFVEVQRAMASKSMSAARNAPIIGSFPKMFVPFIVVVPGMIAAVLVTEIIQLRNGELPPDSDVTYNDAILLLMRDLLPNGMLGVAIAGLLASFMAGMAANISAFNTVFSVDLWEQYAVKDKPDDYYTRVGRWATVAATLVAIFTALIASGYGNLMDYLQTLFGFFNAPLFATFILGMFWKRMSATAGWVGLVSGTGAAIFVAILSEDALGGLSQGVIGLSGQGASFVAASAAFVVDIVVSVVVTYMSKPKPEESLVGFVYSLTPKENLRDPLAPTLPWYQQPLKLATISLIMVIALNIIFR; this is encoded by the coding sequence ATGCACCTGGACAGCGTGCTCCTGGCGCAGGAGGAGCTCCGCCTCGATGCGGACTTCTCGGACTACCTGATCATCGCGATCTACTTCGGGTTCGTGCTCGGCATCGGCTGGTTCGCCAAGCGGCAGGTCTCCTCGAGCATCGACTTCTTCCTGTCGGGCCGCTCCCTGCCGGCGTGGGTGACCGGCCTCGCCTTCATCTCGGCCAACCTCGGCGCCGTCGAGATCATGGGCATGTCGGCCAACGGCGCGCAGTACGGCCTGCCGACGATGCACTACTTCTGGATCGGCGCCGTCCCGGCGATGCTGTTCCTCGGTGTCGTGATGATGCCGTTCTACTACGGCTCGAAGGTCCGCAGCGTCCCGGAGTTCATGCGGATGCGCTTCGGCACCGGTGCGCACCTGGTCAACGCGCTGAGCTTCGCGATCGCGCAGCTGCTGATCGCCGGCGTCAACCTCTTCCTGCTCGCGTCGATCGTCGAGGCGATCCTGGGCTGGCCGCTGTGGGTCTCGCTGATCGCCGCGGCCGCCGTCGTCCTGACGTACACGACGCTCGGCGGACTGTCGGCGGCGATCTACAACGAGGTGCTCCAGTTCTTCGTGATCGTGGCCGCGCTGCTCCCGCTGACGCTCGTCGCGCTGCACAAGGTCGGCGGCATCGACGGCCTGGTCGACAAGCTTCAGGCCGAGCCCGACGGCGACGCGATGCTCTCCAGCTGGCCGGGCACGAACCTCACCGGGATCGAGGACCCGTTCTGGTCGGTGGTCGGGATCGTGTTCGGCCTCGGTTTCGTGCTGTCGTTCGGCTACTGGACGACGAACTTCGTCGAGGTGCAGCGCGCGATGGCGTCGAAGTCGATGTCGGCCGCGCGCAACGCGCCGATCATCGGGTCTTTCCCGAAGATGTTCGTGCCGTTCATCGTGGTCGTGCCCGGCATGATCGCCGCGGTGCTGGTCACCGAGATCATCCAGCTGCGCAACGGCGAGCTCCCGCCCGACTCCGACGTGACGTACAACGACGCGATCCTGCTGCTGATGCGCGACCTGCTGCCCAACGGCATGCTCGGCGTCGCCATCGCCGGTCTGCTCGCGTCGTTCATGGCGGGGATGGCGGCCAACATCTCGGCGTTCAACACCGTCTTCAGCGTCGACCTGTGGGAGCAGTACGCCGTCAAGGACAAGCCGGACGACTACTACACCCGGGTCGGCCGCTGGGCCACGGTCGCGGCGACGCTGGTCGCGATCTTCACGGCGCTGATCGCGTCGGGCTACGGCAACCTGATGGACTACCTGCAGACGTTGTTCGGGTTCTTCAACGCGCCGCTGTTCGCCACGTTCATCCTCGGTATGTTCTGGAAGAGGATGTCGGCGACGGCCGGCTGGGTGGGCCTGGTCAGCGGGACCGGTGCCGCGATCTTCGTGGCCATCCTGAGCGAGGACGCGCTGGGCGGGCTGAGCCAGGGCGTGATCGGGCTGAGCGGCCAGGGCGCGAGCTTCGTCGCGGCGAGCGCGGCGTTCGTCGTCGACATCGTGGTGAGTGTGGTGGTGACCTACATGAGCAAGCCGAAGCCGGAGGAGTCGCTGGTCGGCTTCGTGTACTCGCTGACGCCGAAGGAGAACCTGCGCGACCCGCTCGCGCCGACGCTCCCGTGGTACCAGCAGCCGCTCAAGCTGGCGACGATCTCGCTGATCATGGTGATCGCGCTCAACATCATCTTCAGGTGA
- a CDS encoding ComEA family DNA-binding protein has protein sequence MERRSSDRGAEAARRRLELLARELAGSDATWTGFEPDDEPDDEPDRLDPHDGVPSGRAARAASYAHDRAGAGAGRSERRGSAVASLLGAGVEVRHLVAVAIVLAVLAGGIGMWVASARPQEVPPSDSYAVLDDHAVDGPSSPAASAAAVAGTAPAAGGAADAATVVVDVTGKVRRPQVVSLPTGSRVMDAVEAAGGARRGADLSSLNLARVLVDGEQVVVGLEAVAAPVGGASGAGTAPAPVNLNTATAEDLDTLPGVGPVTAQAILDWRSENGSFSSVEQLLDVSGIGEATLDELRDLVTV, from the coding sequence GTGGAGCGACGTTCATCCGACCGAGGTGCCGAGGCGGCTCGGCGACGCCTCGAGCTGCTGGCCCGCGAGCTGGCCGGCTCCGACGCGACCTGGACCGGTTTCGAGCCCGACGACGAGCCCGACGACGAGCCCGACCGCCTCGACCCCCACGACGGTGTCCCGTCCGGGCGTGCGGCCCGCGCGGCCTCGTACGCCCACGATCGGGCTGGGGCTGGGGCTGGGCGGTCCGAGCGCCGCGGCTCAGCCGTGGCGAGCCTGCTCGGTGCCGGCGTCGAGGTCCGCCACCTGGTCGCCGTCGCGATCGTGCTGGCGGTCCTCGCCGGTGGGATCGGGATGTGGGTGGCGTCGGCCCGACCGCAGGAGGTGCCGCCGAGCGACTCCTACGCCGTGCTCGACGACCACGCCGTCGACGGCCCGTCATCCCCGGCCGCCTCCGCCGCTGCGGTCGCGGGCACGGCCCCGGCGGCCGGGGGCGCCGCGGACGCCGCGACCGTGGTCGTCGACGTCACCGGCAAGGTCCGTCGACCCCAGGTCGTCTCCCTGCCGACGGGCTCGCGGGTGATGGACGCCGTCGAGGCGGCCGGTGGTGCGCGCCGCGGGGCCGACCTGTCCTCCCTGAACCTGGCGCGGGTGCTGGTGGACGGCGAGCAGGTCGTGGTGGGGCTCGAGGCGGTCGCAGCACCGGTCGGCGGTGCGTCGGGCGCAGGCACGGCGCCGGCACCCGTCAACCTCAACACCGCGACCGCCGAGGATCTCGACACGCTTCCTGGGGTCGGCCCGGTCACCGCGCAGGCGATCCTGGACTGGCGCTCCGAGAACGGCTCGTTCTCCTCGGTCGAGCAGCTGCTGGACGTCAGCGGGATCGGCGAGGCGACGCTCGACGAGCTGCGCGACCTGGTCACCGTGTGA
- the leuS gene encoding leucine--tRNA ligase yields MSTQHGEAASYDVRAVQDRWRAVWDDLRPFDADGTDQSRERRYALTMFPYPSGDLHMGHGEVFALHDMLARYWRLRGYDVLNPIGWDSFGLPAENAAIKRDENPATFTYDNIETQAESIRRYGLSFDWTRRLHTSDPEYYRWTQWLFLRFFERGLAYRKASFVNWCPNDQTVLANEQVVQGLCERCGAVVTKRELTQWYFKITDYAQRLLDDMEQLEGKWPERVLTMQRNWIGRSEGAWVDFAISAEDGVKRDEPVRVFTTRPDTLYGATFMVVAPDAKLAAELVADDHRAQFEAYLERTKQATEIERQSTERPKTGVPLGVHAVNPVTGEKMPVWAADYVLADYGTGAVMAVPAHDQRDLDFARTYDLPVRAVIDVEGAEDPAVSGIATPGDGAYVSSPALEGIETKADGIATIIARLEADGAGEGTINFRLRDWLLSRQRYWGCPIPIVHCPDCGEVAVPDDQLPVELPYLTGSDLAPKGTSPLAAATDWVSTACPQCGGPAQRDTDTMDTFVDSSWYYLRYCSPQSTDGPFDPAEARRWMPVDQYVGGVEHAILHLLYSRFFTKVLHDMGMVDFVEPFTSLMNQGQVINEGKAMSKSLGNGVDLGEQLEEFGVDAVRLTIVFASPPEDDIDWADVSPSGSSKFLQRAWRVAHEVSSEPGADPADGDQALRRTTHRTVHDCEQLYESRRFNVVVARLMELVNATRKAIDAGPGAADPAVREAAEVISVLLSTIAPYVAEEMWSELGHAPSVSQQPWPTVDEALLVEDTVTCVVQVKGKVRGKVEVPPSISDEDLQAIALAEPNVARHLEGAEIRKVIVRAPKLVNVVI; encoded by the coding sequence GTGAGCACCCAGCACGGTGAGGCGGCGTCGTACGACGTCCGCGCGGTCCAGGACCGGTGGCGCGCGGTCTGGGACGACCTGCGGCCGTTCGACGCCGACGGTACGGACCAGAGCCGGGAGCGGCGGTACGCCCTCACGATGTTCCCGTACCCCTCCGGCGACCTCCACATGGGCCACGGCGAGGTCTTCGCGCTCCACGACATGCTGGCGCGCTACTGGCGGCTGCGCGGGTACGACGTCCTGAACCCGATCGGCTGGGACTCGTTCGGCCTGCCGGCGGAGAACGCCGCGATCAAGCGCGACGAGAACCCGGCGACCTTCACCTACGACAACATCGAGACCCAGGCGGAGTCGATCCGGCGCTACGGCCTGAGCTTCGACTGGACCCGCCGTCTGCACACCTCGGACCCGGAGTACTACCGGTGGACGCAGTGGCTGTTCCTGCGGTTCTTCGAGCGGGGCCTGGCCTACCGCAAGGCGTCGTTCGTCAACTGGTGCCCGAACGACCAGACCGTGCTGGCCAACGAGCAGGTCGTCCAGGGCCTGTGCGAGCGCTGCGGTGCGGTGGTCACCAAGCGCGAGCTGACGCAGTGGTACTTCAAGATCACGGACTACGCCCAACGGCTGCTCGACGACATGGAGCAGCTCGAGGGGAAGTGGCCCGAGCGCGTCCTGACGATGCAGCGCAACTGGATCGGGCGCTCCGAGGGAGCGTGGGTCGACTTCGCGATCAGCGCCGAGGACGGTGTGAAGCGCGACGAGCCCGTGCGGGTGTTCACCACCCGTCCGGACACGCTGTACGGCGCGACGTTCATGGTGGTGGCGCCGGACGCGAAGCTCGCTGCAGAGCTGGTCGCCGACGACCACCGCGCGCAGTTCGAGGCCTACCTCGAGCGCACCAAGCAGGCCACCGAGATCGAGCGGCAGTCCACCGAGCGCCCGAAGACCGGCGTCCCGCTGGGCGTGCACGCCGTCAACCCGGTGACCGGCGAGAAGATGCCGGTCTGGGCCGCCGACTACGTGCTGGCCGACTACGGCACGGGTGCCGTCATGGCCGTGCCCGCGCACGACCAGCGCGACCTCGACTTCGCCCGGACGTACGACCTGCCGGTCCGCGCCGTGATCGACGTCGAGGGCGCCGAGGACCCGGCCGTCTCCGGGATCGCGACCCCGGGCGACGGTGCGTACGTCAGCTCGCCGGCGCTCGAGGGCATCGAGACCAAGGCCGACGGGATCGCGACGATCATCGCGCGGCTCGAGGCCGACGGTGCGGGGGAGGGGACGATCAACTTCCGGCTGCGCGACTGGCTGCTGAGCCGCCAGCGCTACTGGGGTTGCCCGATCCCGATCGTGCACTGCCCGGACTGCGGCGAGGTCGCGGTCCCGGACGACCAGCTGCCGGTGGAGCTGCCGTACCTGACCGGCTCCGACCTGGCCCCGAAGGGCACGTCGCCGCTGGCGGCCGCGACCGACTGGGTCTCGACCGCCTGCCCGCAGTGCGGCGGGCCGGCCCAGCGTGACACCGACACGATGGACACGTTCGTCGACTCGTCGTGGTACTACCTGCGCTACTGCTCTCCGCAGAGCACCGACGGCCCGTTCGACCCGGCCGAGGCCCGGCGCTGGATGCCGGTCGACCAGTACGTCGGTGGCGTCGAGCACGCGATCCTGCACCTGCTCTACAGCCGGTTCTTCACCAAGGTGCTGCACGACATGGGCATGGTCGACTTCGTCGAGCCGTTCACCTCGCTGATGAACCAGGGCCAGGTCATCAACGAGGGCAAGGCGATGAGCAAGTCCCTCGGCAACGGGGTCGACCTGGGTGAGCAGCTGGAGGAGTTCGGCGTCGACGCGGTGCGGCTGACGATCGTGTTCGCGAGCCCGCCGGAGGACGACATCGACTGGGCCGACGTGTCGCCGTCGGGGTCCTCGAAGTTCCTCCAGCGGGCCTGGCGGGTCGCGCACGAGGTCTCCAGCGAGCCGGGTGCCGATCCGGCCGACGGGGACCAGGCGCTGCGTCGGACCACCCACCGCACCGTGCACGACTGCGAGCAGCTGTACGAGTCCCGGCGGTTCAACGTCGTCGTGGCGCGCCTGATGGAGCTGGTGAACGCGACCCGCAAGGCAATCGACGCCGGCCCCGGCGCGGCCGACCCGGCGGTGCGTGAGGCGGCCGAGGTGATCTCCGTGCTGCTGTCGACGATCGCGCCGTACGTCGCCGAGGAGATGTGGTCCGAGCTGGGGCACGCTCCCTCGGTCTCGCAGCAGCCGTGGCCGACGGTCGACGAGGCGCTGCTGGTCGAGGACACGGTGACGTGCGTCGTCCAGGTCAAGGGCAAGGTCCGCGGCAAGGTCGAGGTCCCGCCGTCGATCTCCGACGAGGACCTGCAGGCGATCGCCCTGGCCGAGCCGAACGTCGCTCGGCACCTCGAGGGTGCCGAGATCCGCAAGGTGATCGTCCGTGCACCGAAGCTCGTCAACGTCGTGATCTGA
- a CDS encoding MerR family transcriptional regulator, producing MKISALAHEAGLPVATVKYYLREGLLPAGEATSATQARYDDRHLHRLRVIRALVEVAGLPLARAKQVLAAVDEPGPDPYAAVARAVEALPPYAEPADPACPRATALLEQHGLDVGVGSTALTQLEVALRGLEAAGRPLDPEAAGRYLADIRSMAEREVASVGRDPGASLPGVVEDVVLGTTLIEPVILAMRRVMHQALYRERTERSRPGHEADTLSP from the coding sequence ATGAAGATCTCCGCGCTGGCACACGAGGCCGGTCTGCCGGTGGCGACGGTCAAGTACTACCTGCGCGAGGGTCTGCTCCCCGCGGGTGAGGCGACCAGTGCCACGCAGGCGCGCTACGACGACCGGCACCTGCATCGTCTGCGGGTGATCCGCGCACTCGTCGAGGTCGCAGGGCTGCCACTGGCACGGGCGAAGCAGGTGCTCGCCGCGGTCGACGAGCCCGGCCCGGACCCGTACGCCGCGGTGGCGCGGGCCGTCGAAGCCCTTCCGCCGTACGCGGAGCCGGCCGACCCGGCGTGCCCTCGTGCGACCGCGCTGCTGGAGCAGCACGGCCTCGACGTCGGGGTCGGCAGCACGGCGCTGACCCAGCTGGAGGTCGCGCTCCGCGGGCTGGAGGCAGCAGGACGTCCGCTCGATCCCGAGGCGGCAGGACGCTACCTGGCCGACATCCGTTCGATGGCCGAGCGCGAGGTGGCGTCGGTCGGCCGCGATCCGGGGGCGTCGTTGCCGGGCGTGGTCGAGGACGTCGTCCTCGGGACCACGCTGATCGAGCCCGTGATCCTCGCGATGCGGCGCGTCATGCACCAGGCCCTGTACCGCGAGCGGACCGAGAGGTCCCGCCCCGGCCACGAGGCCGATACTCTCAGCCCATGA
- a CDS encoding PQQ-dependent sugar dehydrogenase, with product MSWTRRRLLATAAVAGAGVLVGCDGSSPEVGPTDPTTTEGPSDDPTSDATTGDATTEPSPTAPAEPTRLRVVGTVAEGLTVPWGIAFLPGGGALVSERDTGRIVRVGAAGSVRTVTEVAEAAAAPGTGEGGLLGLALSPDGRGLYAYHSTDDDNRIVRMSWNGRALGRPRVVLDGIPRATIHNGGALAIGPDGLLYASTGDAGDGSNAPDVDSLGGKVLRMRLDGSPAPGNPYDNQVFSSGHRNVEGLAFDGAGRLWASEFGNDAYDELNLIEAGQDYGWPRTEGPTDAGGITGPQAWWPTDAASPAGLAVAHSTAYLGALRGQCVWAVPLAGRRAREPRRRLGGEDLGRIRAVALAPDGLLWVATSNTDGRGDPRDGDDRIVRVRIG from the coding sequence ATGTCGTGGACGCGCCGCCGCCTGCTCGCCACCGCCGCGGTCGCCGGCGCCGGAGTGCTCGTCGGGTGCGACGGGTCCTCACCGGAGGTCGGGCCGACCGACCCGACGACGACCGAGGGTCCGTCCGACGACCCGACGAGCGACGCGACCACGGGCGACGCGACCACCGAGCCGTCGCCGACCGCGCCTGCGGAGCCCACCCGGCTGCGCGTCGTCGGGACCGTGGCAGAGGGGCTGACGGTCCCATGGGGCATCGCGTTCCTGCCCGGCGGCGGCGCCCTGGTCTCCGAGCGCGACACCGGCCGGATCGTACGCGTCGGCGCCGCCGGCTCCGTCCGTACGGTCACGGAGGTGGCCGAGGCTGCAGCCGCTCCCGGCACGGGTGAGGGCGGGCTGCTCGGGCTCGCCCTGAGCCCCGACGGTCGCGGGCTGTACGCGTACCACTCGACCGACGACGACAACCGGATCGTGCGGATGAGCTGGAACGGTCGCGCGCTCGGTCGACCCCGCGTGGTGCTCGACGGGATCCCTCGCGCCACGATCCACAACGGGGGCGCGCTCGCGATCGGCCCCGACGGGCTGCTGTACGCCAGCACGGGCGACGCCGGCGACGGCTCGAACGCACCGGACGTCGACTCGCTCGGCGGCAAGGTGCTGCGGATGCGCCTCGACGGCTCGCCCGCACCCGGCAACCCGTACGACAACCAGGTCTTCAGCTCCGGCCACCGCAACGTCGAAGGACTCGCGTTCGACGGCGCCGGACGGCTGTGGGCCAGCGAGTTCGGCAACGACGCGTACGACGAGCTCAACCTCATCGAGGCCGGCCAGGACTACGGGTGGCCGCGCACCGAGGGTCCGACCGATGCCGGCGGCATCACCGGGCCGCAGGCCTGGTGGCCGACGGACGCCGCCTCACCGGCCGGGCTCGCGGTCGCCCACTCCACCGCGTACCTCGGGGCGCTGCGCGGCCAGTGCGTGTGGGCGGTCCCGCTGGCCGGGCGCCGCGCGCGGGAGCCACGCCGCCGGCTCGGGGGCGAGGACCTCGGCCGGATCCGTGCGGTCGCGCTCGCGCCGGACGGGCTGCTGTGGGTCGCGACGAGCAACACCGACGGGCGCGGCGACCCGCGCGACGGCGACGACCGGATCGTGCGCGTACGCATCGGCTGA